Proteins encoded by one window of Teretinema zuelzerae:
- a CDS encoding tyrosine-type recombinase/integrase, whose protein sequence is MSGFILTKRGDLPNYYVSFKNPLTGKYGTKRCTGTSDRKQAEKIAYQWLVSDSDNDNKKLSTKNLLDAIKFSELTIDDTKQIVELLQIKGLVVSAVLKEDKSDIPLIAFLENFWTAETSPYIKEKLRKQHGIHKRYITKQYGAIKNYWKPFFKDVKLGSLTRDDINKFIDWMGLSPTPSTSPGKNAMIKAGTLALRWAARNGYLPHDITQGLMFFSGENNKREILTPELAAAVFQRPWKNPTSKLANLLAMCTGMRAGEIQGLRKQDLGKSCLYIRHSWNFDDGLKTTKNNENRIAEIVFPELMGAIIDQANSNPYEEGLEGYVFWASIPNKPCESKIWLADLREVCKEIGINDPSWVTFHAWRHFFATYMHGKVQDKVLQMATGHKTNAMLQHYANHTRLEDINELKEAQKSVFEPILGKIIDL, encoded by the coding sequence ATGTCCGGTTTTATTTTAACCAAACGTGGTGATCTTCCTAACTATTATGTCAGCTTCAAAAACCCTCTAACTGGCAAATATGGTACAAAAAGATGTACTGGGACTTCTGATCGAAAACAAGCTGAAAAAATAGCCTATCAATGGCTTGTATCTGATTCTGATAATGATAATAAAAAACTTTCCACCAAGAACCTCCTTGATGCAATCAAATTCTCTGAATTAACAATTGATGACACAAAGCAAATTGTTGAACTCCTACAAATTAAGGGCTTAGTTGTTTCTGCTGTTTTAAAAGAAGACAAAAGCGATATACCATTGATCGCTTTTCTTGAGAATTTTTGGACAGCTGAGACATCACCGTATATTAAAGAAAAACTCAGAAAACAACATGGAATCCACAAACGATATATCACGAAACAATATGGAGCTATAAAGAACTATTGGAAGCCTTTCTTTAAGGATGTTAAACTTGGATCCTTAACCCGAGATGATATAAATAAGTTTATAGACTGGATGGGACTCTCCCCTACCCCTTCAACATCGCCAGGAAAGAATGCAATGATTAAGGCCGGAACATTAGCATTACGATGGGCAGCAAGAAACGGATATCTACCACATGATATTACACAGGGATTGATGTTTTTTAGTGGAGAAAATAATAAGAGAGAAATTCTAACACCAGAACTAGCAGCTGCTGTATTCCAACGTCCATGGAAAAATCCAACATCAAAACTTGCCAATCTCCTTGCGATGTGCACAGGAATGCGAGCAGGAGAGATTCAAGGGCTTAGAAAACAGGATTTAGGAAAATCATGTTTATACATACGCCACTCATGGAATTTTGATGATGGTTTGAAAACAACAAAGAATAATGAAAACAGAATTGCGGAAATTGTTTTCCCAGAGCTTATGGGTGCAATTATTGACCAAGCCAATTCAAATCCTTATGAGGAAGGCCTCGAGGGGTATGTGTTTTGGGCTTCTATCCCTAATAAACCATGTGAATCAAAAATATGGCTTGCAGACCTTCGAGAAGTTTGTAAAGAAATAGGCATTAATGACCCCTCATGGGTTACTTTCCATGCCTGGAGACACTTTTTTGCTACATATATGCATGGCAAAGTACAGGATAAAGTACTCCAAATGGCCACAGGCCATAAGACTAACGCAATGCTTCAACATTATGCAAATCACACTCGTTTGGAAGATATTAATGAGTTAAAGGAGGCTCAAAAGAGTGTTTTTGAACCAATATTAGGTAAAATTATCGATTTATAG
- a CDS encoding MBL fold metallo-hydrolase, with protein MVKYHVLTLVKDLGHTKSVINPILFETGIGLVLFDAGYPNQIKDFESEFSRLGFSIKDLAVIVISHHDHDHIGSLNDLISINKNIQIWANEIEASYICGKNKSLRLLQAEEYNKTLNDNEKIFGEQFVAYLKTIDTVPVDKVINDNESICTGLKVINTFGHTPGHISLYLEEEKILFVGDALAIEDNKLIIANRQFTLDMNETVKSIMKIININVSKVICYHGNQFIGNVTNSLNELLKNLPNN; from the coding sequence TTGGTAAAGTATCATGTTTTAACGCTTGTAAAAGATCTTGGTCATACTAAATCAGTTATTAACCCAATATTGTTTGAAACAGGTATTGGCTTAGTTTTATTTGATGCTGGTTATCCAAACCAAATAAAAGACTTTGAATCTGAATTCTCAAGATTAGGGTTTTCTATAAAAGATTTAGCTGTGATAGTAATATCACATCATGATCATGACCATATTGGTTCATTAAATGATTTAATATCTATTAATAAAAATATTCAAATATGGGCTAATGAAATTGAGGCAAGTTATATTTGTGGAAAGAATAAATCATTGCGATTGCTTCAAGCAGAAGAATATAATAAAACGTTAAATGATAATGAAAAAATATTTGGAGAACAGTTTGTTGCTTATTTGAAAACAATTGATACTGTACCAGTGGATAAGGTAATAAATGATAATGAAAGTATTTGTACTGGCTTAAAAGTAATAAATACATTTGGGCATACTCCCGGTCATATATCGCTATATTTAGAAGAAGAAAAAATTCTCTTTGTAGGGGATGCCTTAGCAATCGAAGATAATAAATTGATAATTGCAAATCGACAATTTACTCTTGATATGAATGAGACTGTAAAAAGTATCATGAAAATAATCAATATAAATGTTAGTAAAGTAATTTGTTATCACGGTAATCAATTCATTGGAAATGTGACAAATAGCTTAAATGAATTATTGAAGAATTTGCCTAACAACTAG